Proteins encoded within one genomic window of Carboxydocella sporoproducens DSM 16521:
- a CDS encoding 4Fe-4S binding protein translates to MQKTQLWRRLILTSMVVLAAWLGLRHQLVGGGPKGAAPLDSFCPFGAVETAATLAVSGTFIEKTNWSNLILFGGLVLSAFLAGSFFCGWLCPLGALQDFFAWASKKIFGRQLELGRNLDHIFSYGRYLMLVIIVVATYYANELVFESYDPYKAFFHFKFEDYIPVLVIGLFIAGSMAISRFWCRYLCPLGGLVGLFNKLGSLRPGRKAETCISCHRCDRVCPTAVKITEREKITDSSCVSCLKCVDACPVPETLTIKSKGLFLVLGLLAFFLPPLITQVTGIWQSTPVAAEIEQINDPAQIKGWMTLEDVARAFGLDKNQLARELGLSEAETGEHLKEVMAEKGKDMDYLRAYIAEKLKEK, encoded by the coding sequence ATGCAGAAAACACAATTATGGCGCAGACTGATTCTCACGAGCATGGTAGTTTTGGCAGCCTGGCTGGGCCTTAGGCACCAGTTAGTAGGAGGTGGACCAAAGGGAGCGGCCCCCCTTGATTCGTTTTGCCCTTTTGGGGCGGTGGAAACAGCTGCAACACTGGCAGTCAGCGGCACCTTTATAGAAAAAACCAACTGGTCAAATCTGATTTTATTTGGTGGCCTGGTTTTATCTGCTTTCCTGGCCGGTAGCTTTTTTTGCGGCTGGCTCTGTCCGCTGGGAGCATTACAGGATTTCTTTGCCTGGGCAAGCAAAAAAATATTTGGGCGGCAGCTGGAACTCGGGAGAAACCTGGATCATATTTTCAGTTATGGACGTTACCTGATGTTGGTAATAATTGTGGTTGCTACCTACTACGCAAATGAACTGGTTTTTGAAAGTTACGATCCCTACAAAGCCTTCTTTCACTTCAAGTTTGAGGATTATATACCTGTGCTGGTAATTGGCCTGTTTATAGCTGGCAGTATGGCCATATCACGCTTTTGGTGCCGCTATCTGTGCCCCCTGGGCGGTCTGGTGGGATTATTTAACAAACTGGGTTCATTACGACCCGGTCGTAAGGCTGAGACCTGTATTAGTTGCCATCGCTGTGATCGGGTTTGTCCGACAGCGGTAAAAATAACTGAACGGGAAAAAATAACAGATTCATCCTGTGTCAGCTGTCTGAAATGTGTAGATGCCTGTCCTGTACCGGAGACACTGACCATAAAGAGCAAGGGTTTATTTCTGGTGCTGGGGTTATTGGCTTTTTTCCTGCCACCCCTGATTACACAGGTGACAGGGATATGGCAGTCTACTCCGGTTGCTGCCGAAATAGAACAAATTAATGATCCGGCTCAGATTAAAGGGTGGATGACACTGGAAGACGTTGCCCGGGCTTTCGGACTGGATAAAAATCAGTTAGCAAGGGAATTGGGGTTATCCGAGGCGGAGACCGGCGAGCATCTAAAGGAAGTAATGGCGGAAAAAGGCAAAGATATGGATTACCTGAGAGCCTATATTGCTGAAAAATTGAAGGAAAAATAA
- a CDS encoding sigma-54-dependent transcriptional regulator, whose translation MKKILVIDDEKSVRLMLGGMLKKLGFETEAAENAERAFALWRQQHFDAVFCDLRLPDKNGIEVVRELRAQGFDGALLVITAYGTIETAVQAIQAGADDFLTKPLSGPEQLQTVLNKALERRKLLRRVQAEKYRDGVPEFIGVDPLSRNLLEKIKVVAQVDTTVLLTGETGTGKEVVARLLHAFSQRRDEPFLAVNCAALTESLLESQLFGHEKGAFTGAQQSYPGLLRLADGGTLFLDEIGELPLSLQAKLLRVLQERVVMPVGGVKEIRIDVRLVAATNRDLAQEVAAGRFRADLYYRLNVVQLTIPPLRERKGDILPLLQHFCARQAAKLGKPKPEFDEELEARALAYSWPGNVRELANVAERSMLFWDGRQETFDLDLPVLPETGESEVNLYRLERKAIERALVLAGGNRKKAAALLGISLRTLYYKMQNYCIK comes from the coding sequence ATGAAAAAGATACTGGTTATTGATGATGAGAAATCCGTACGTTTGATGCTTGGTGGGATGTTAAAAAAGCTTGGCTTTGAAACGGAAGCAGCAGAAAATGCAGAAAGAGCCTTTGCACTCTGGCGGCAACAACATTTTGATGCTGTTTTTTGCGACTTGCGTTTGCCGGATAAAAACGGTATTGAGGTGGTGCGGGAGTTACGAGCTCAGGGTTTTGACGGTGCACTTCTGGTAATTACGGCCTATGGTACAATTGAAACTGCCGTTCAGGCTATTCAGGCAGGAGCTGATGACTTTCTGACCAAACCACTGTCTGGTCCAGAGCAGTTACAGACCGTATTAAATAAAGCATTGGAACGCCGTAAACTGTTGCGTCGGGTGCAAGCGGAAAAATACCGGGATGGGGTTCCGGAGTTTATAGGAGTGGACCCTTTGAGCAGGAATCTTTTAGAGAAAATCAAGGTAGTTGCCCAGGTGGACACAACCGTTCTGTTGACTGGCGAAACGGGAACAGGCAAAGAAGTAGTGGCCCGCCTCTTACATGCATTCAGTCAACGCAGGGATGAACCCTTTCTGGCGGTCAACTGCGCGGCGTTGACGGAAAGTTTACTGGAAAGCCAGCTATTTGGGCATGAAAAAGGGGCTTTTACCGGTGCCCAGCAGAGTTATCCCGGTTTATTGCGTCTGGCTGATGGTGGAACCCTGTTTTTGGATGAAATCGGAGAATTGCCTTTATCGTTGCAGGCCAAACTGCTTCGGGTTTTGCAGGAACGGGTTGTAATGCCGGTAGGAGGAGTGAAGGAAATCAGGATTGATGTGCGCCTGGTGGCGGCCACTAACCGGGATCTTGCGCAAGAAGTAGCCGCTGGACGTTTTCGGGCCGACTTGTATTATCGTTTGAATGTGGTTCAGCTCACCATACCACCATTAAGGGAGCGGAAAGGGGATATTCTGCCTCTGTTGCAGCATTTTTGTGCCAGGCAGGCGGCCAAACTGGGCAAGCCGAAGCCGGAATTTGATGAGGAATTAGAGGCCAGGGCGCTGGCATATTCCTGGCCGGGGAATGTGCGGGAATTAGCGAATGTGGCTGAACGATCCATGTTGTTTTGGGACGGGCGTCAGGAAACCTTTGATCTTGATTTGCCGGTCCTGCCTGAAACTGGTGAAAGTGAAGTAAATCTTTACCGGTTAGAACGTAAGGCCATAGAACGGGCACTGGTCCTGGCCGGGGGTAACAGGAAAAAGGCAGCGGCTTTATTAGGGATCAGCCTCAGGACTTTATACTATAAAATGCAAAATTATTGCATTAAATAG
- a CDS encoding sensor histidine kinase — MTKVQRYLLLVVAIMAATLFFFGLRQFAQTEEHIRSIYLERGAGVAWQVENRLRQSGPVKLDEVLLSIVGQREIAGLVVYNRELKALARAGSIDPRPLKLEKLPHVEPGEQGLVVWVPVHLPGIDGEGEGNSGEHRPRVKGLQIVFEPITAQSLRRASYWQLIASLGISLGFVLMSWNLLQKEKEDIKKEKLAEIGLLMAGIAHEVRNPVAAVKGLGQLLLMDESDPEKREYLQSIVEESGRLEEFAAILLTYTRSGILPVEPIYIKEIFEELAWKYGPERLIVEMDKQEARVLANGEALRHVLLNLLQNAWQVMGRKEEALVVKFREEKDWLWVDIFDRGPGFGEKVLQMEGLMESDKPGGYGLGLALSRKITELMGGELILANYNGGGRVTLKLRRWEDEKDTGY; from the coding sequence ATGACGAAAGTTCAACGTTATTTATTGCTGGTGGTCGCCATTATGGCTGCCACTTTATTTTTCTTCGGTTTGCGCCAATTTGCACAAACTGAGGAACATATTCGGTCTATTTATTTGGAACGGGGAGCCGGAGTGGCCTGGCAAGTGGAAAACCGCTTGCGTCAATCCGGCCCAGTTAAACTCGATGAGGTGTTGTTAAGTATTGTTGGCCAGCGGGAAATAGCCGGATTGGTCGTATATAACCGGGAGTTAAAGGCGCTGGCACGAGCAGGCAGTATTGACCCCAGGCCATTAAAGTTAGAGAAATTGCCCCATGTGGAACCAGGTGAACAGGGGCTTGTGGTCTGGGTTCCGGTTCACTTGCCCGGGATTGACGGCGAGGGGGAAGGAAACAGTGGCGAACACAGACCGCGGGTAAAAGGGTTGCAGATTGTGTTTGAACCTATTACAGCCCAAAGCCTGCGCAGGGCGTCCTACTGGCAGCTAATTGCCAGCCTGGGGATTAGTCTGGGGTTTGTGTTGATGTCCTGGAATTTGTTGCAAAAAGAAAAAGAGGATATAAAAAAAGAAAAACTGGCTGAAATTGGTTTGCTCATGGCGGGCATTGCCCATGAAGTGCGAAATCCCGTGGCTGCGGTCAAAGGATTGGGACAACTGCTGTTAATGGATGAGTCTGATCCGGAAAAAAGGGAATATTTACAGAGCATTGTTGAAGAAAGCGGGCGTCTTGAGGAGTTTGCCGCTATTTTACTGACCTATACCAGGAGCGGAATTTTGCCGGTTGAGCCTATTTATATAAAGGAAATATTCGAGGAACTGGCATGGAAGTACGGGCCGGAACGCCTGATTGTGGAAATGGACAAGCAAGAGGCCAGGGTATTAGCAAACGGCGAAGCCTTGCGTCATGTCCTGTTAAATCTGCTGCAGAACGCCTGGCAGGTCATGGGAAGAAAAGAGGAAGCGCTGGTGGTAAAATTTAGAGAAGAAAAAGACTGGTTGTGGGTAGACATTTTTGACCGCGGACCGGGTTTCGGCGAAAAAGTACTGCAAATGGAAGGACTAATGGAATCGGACAAACCCGGCGGATACGGGCTGGGCCTTGCTTTATCCCGTAAAATAACCGAGCTGATGGGTGGCGAATTGATCCTGGCCAATTATAATGGCGGGGGTCGGGTTACACTCAAGCTGAGGAGGTGGGAGGATGAAAAAGATACTGGTTATTGA
- a CDS encoding DUF5714 domain-containing protein yields the protein MQRDACFVCGQPLIYNDQTVEQTCVFCGEKEMNAITCPNGHYLCNRCHGLDALGVIRETTLKSSETVPEVLAEFLMQHPTVAMHGPEHHALVPAVLVAVTANLLGLEEKEALVKEAIKRGSRVPGGHCGYFGACGAGVGVGIAVSVLTGATPLKREEWSWANRATAMALEKMADTGGPRCCKRCTMLALAAGREAIARFLQVELPAAADWKCRYFSRNRQCLGRQCPFWGDK from the coding sequence GTGCAAAGAGATGCCTGTTTTGTCTGTGGTCAGCCCTTGATATATAATGACCAGACAGTTGAACAGACCTGTGTTTTCTGTGGGGAAAAGGAAATGAATGCTATAACTTGTCCTAACGGGCACTATCTCTGTAACCGTTGCCATGGCCTGGATGCCCTGGGGGTGATCCGGGAAACAACTCTGAAATCCTCAGAAACAGTGCCTGAAGTCCTGGCGGAATTTTTAATGCAACACCCCACGGTTGCTATGCATGGACCGGAACATCATGCCCTGGTGCCAGCGGTACTGGTAGCGGTAACGGCTAATTTACTGGGCCTGGAGGAAAAGGAGGCCCTGGTGAAAGAGGCTATCAAACGGGGTAGCAGGGTACCAGGTGGACATTGCGGCTACTTTGGCGCTTGTGGAGCCGGGGTCGGTGTGGGCATTGCTGTCTCCGTGCTGACAGGAGCGACACCGTTGAAAAGGGAAGAGTGGTCCTGGGCGAACCGGGCAACTGCTATGGCTTTAGAGAAAATGGCGGATACCGGCGGCCCCCGTTGTTGCAAACGCTGTACCATGCTGGCCCTGGCAGCCGGGAGGGAAGCCATTGCCCGCTTTTTGCAGGTGGAACTGCCCGCGGCTGCTGACTGGAAATGTCGTTATTTTTCCCGCAATCGCCAGTGTCTGGGACGGCAATGTCCCTTTTGGGGGGATAAATGA
- a CDS encoding redox-sensing transcriptional repressor Rex — MKNKEIPELVVRRLNLYARCLGYLEEMGVLTVSSKELGDRLGIADTLVRKDLSYLGEFGHRGVGYYVSQLRHSIRKMMGADKPRALVIVGAGNLGLGIGKYHQHFLDNHRVVAYFDTDPEKIGQSVEGIPIYPMEKMEEIVAGMGVELAVLAVPKDQAQRAAEKLVLAGVRGILNFAPIALQLPPTVRVAYADLTLELQNLAYFLEKEANSTSPAGFVISRRRKEG, encoded by the coding sequence ATGAAAAATAAAGAGATTCCGGAACTGGTAGTCCGACGACTCAATCTCTATGCCCGCTGTCTGGGCTATCTGGAGGAAATGGGGGTATTAACTGTTTCATCTAAGGAACTAGGGGATCGCCTGGGCATTGCTGATACGCTGGTGCGGAAAGATTTGTCCTATCTGGGGGAATTCGGTCATCGAGGGGTAGGTTACTATGTCAGCCAGTTGCGCCATTCCATCCGCAAAATGATGGGGGCGGACAAACCCCGAGCATTAGTAATCGTTGGCGCTGGCAACCTGGGGCTAGGAATTGGCAAATATCACCAGCATTTTCTGGATAATCACCGGGTGGTGGCATATTTTGATACTGATCCGGAGAAAATCGGTCAATCGGTAGAGGGAATTCCGATCTATCCCATGGAAAAGATGGAGGAGATAGTTGCTGGCATGGGAGTGGAGCTGGCGGTACTGGCGGTTCCCAAGGATCAGGCCCAGCGGGCGGCTGAAAAACTGGTACTGGCCGGGGTGAGGGGGATTTTGAACTTTGCTCCTATTGCCCTGCAATTGCCGCCTACAGTGAGGGTTGCCTATGCCGATTTGACCCTGGAACTGCAAAACCTGGCCTATTTTCTTGAAAAAGAAGCTAATAGCACTAGCCCGGCCGGCTTTGTCATCAGTCGTCGGCGTAAGGAGGGGTAG
- a CDS encoding 4Fe-4S dicluster domain-containing protein: MSSTKRAFLDPAICKNCQSCPPAEQCPAYAIVREDEDDFRFVDPMCVGCGKCITNCPYQAIRLV; the protein is encoded by the coding sequence ATGTCTTCGACAAAAAGGGCCTTTCTTGATCCTGCTATTTGTAAAAACTGTCAGAGCTGCCCTCCCGCGGAACAATGCCCGGCCTATGCTATTGTAAGGGAAGATGAAGACGATTTTCGTTTTGTCGATCCCATGTGTGTAGGCTGTGGCAAATGTATTACCAATTGCCCTTATCAGGCTATCCGGTTGGTGTAA